In one window of Sciurus carolinensis chromosome X, mSciCar1.2, whole genome shotgun sequence DNA:
- the LOC124972566 gene encoding high mobility group protein B3-like produces the protein MAKCYSKKPKDKMSAYAFYVQTFREEHKKKNPEVPVNFAAFSKKCSKRWKTTSGKEKSKFDEMAKADKVHYDQEMKDYKPAKGGKKKNDPNAPKRPPSGFFLFCSEFHPKIKSTNPKISIGDAAEKLGKMWNNLSDNEKQAHIIKASKLKEKYEKDVPDHMSKGKFDGKKSPAKGGRGR, from the coding sequence ATGGCTAAATGTTActccaagaaaccaaaggacaagATGTCTGCTTATGCCTTCTATGTGCAGACTTTCAGGGAAgaacataagaagaaaaatccagaagTCCCTGTCAATTTTGCAGCATTTTCCAAGAAGTGCTCTAAGAGGTGGAAGACAACATCTGGGAAAGAGAAATCTAAATTTGATGAAATGGCAAAGGCAGATAAAGTGCACTATGATCAGGAAATGAAGGATTATAAACCAGCTAAGGgaggcaagaagaaaaatgacCCTAATGCCCCCAAAAGACCACCATCTGGATTCTTTCTGTTCTGTTCAGAATTCCACCCCAAGATCAAATCCACAAATCCAAAAATCTCCATTGGAGATGCGGCAGAAAAACTGGGCAAGATGTGGAATAACTTAAGTGACAATGAAAAGCAGGCACACATCATTAAGGCCTCAAAGCTGAAGGAGAAATATGAGAAGGATGTTCCTGACCATATGTCTAAAGGAAAGTTTGATGGCAAAAAGAGCCCTGCTAAAggtggaagaggaagatga